Proteins encoded in a region of the Mycolicibacterium neoaurum genome:
- the rpmG gene encoding 50S ribosomal protein L33, whose amino-acid sequence MAKNTDIRPVIRLKSTAGTGYTYVTRKNRRNDPDRIVLRKYDPVIRKHVDFREER is encoded by the coding sequence ATGGCCAAGAACACCGATATCCGGCCGGTCATCCGGCTGAAGTCCACGGCGGGCACCGGTTACACCTACGTGACCCGCAAGAACCGCCGTAACGATCCCGACCGCATCGTGCTGCGCAAGTACGACCCGGTCATTCGCAAGCATGTCGATTTCCGTGAGGAGCGTTGA
- a CDS encoding DUF1490 family protein gives MVFSAFLVKAASTVVTGAVGVAAYEGVKKAVAKAPIREASVTATTWALRGVRKAEEGAESARLTVSDVVAEARERIGEEVPPPAVSDHQHDHEH, from the coding sequence ATGGTCTTCTCTGCGTTTCTGGTCAAGGCGGCTTCCACGGTGGTGACGGGCGCCGTCGGCGTTGCCGCTTACGAGGGCGTGAAAAAAGCGGTTGCCAAGGCGCCGATCCGGGAGGCCTCCGTCACGGCAACCACCTGGGCGCTGCGCGGGGTGCGCAAGGCCGAGGAGGGTGCCGAGTCCGCGCGTCTGACGGTCTCCGATGTGGTGGCAGAGGCTCGCGAACGCATCGGTGAGGAGGTGCCGCCGCCGGCGGTCTCCGACCACCAGCACGATCACGAACACTGA
- the aztB gene encoding zinc ABC transporter permease AztB, whose protein sequence is MTSWFTDPFQAEMVLRALVAGVIAAWLCSLVGCWVLLRRSVFLGEAMTHGMLPGVAIAALLGVSLLAGGLVAALVMALGVAAIGRSAKLSSDTGIGLLLVGMLALGVIVVSRSQSFAVDLTGFLFGDVFAVRTTDLLILGAALVLTLIAVVIGHRAFVAVTFDPRKAATLGLRPNLAIPVLTVLMAVAMVASFHVVGTLLVLGLLVAPPAAALLWASSIPRVMALSAVLGTVAVYLGLLISWHAGTAGGATIAGAAVLLFFASALLTRLRDRWVTAAAVAAVGCVVAGCATDTTTSEPIPSATTADGVGVEDGAREADGPLTKLVLVDPSTGAVSVYDAVDEAETRIGTYGPVDMVVGDGRFAYLRTGERTTVIDSGAWTFDHGDHYHYFASSPAEVATLDVPVASVAASNSTAAVRSESGATELLMREPLGQKSVHRSPLELPAGVAAAAPYGARVVTVTTDGRIRVTDAAGSTEVPGRCRQASWAVPTRRAVLFGCDTGAVRVTGGEKNLTVTAAPYPADAPAQRPTRMQHRARADVVAGVADGTVWMLDSRQRSWTVLRIADAVAANTAGDGTILVLHRDGALSAHDALTRAETARITLFAAPVPTSELQPVIEIDSDRAYVNDAAARAVYEIDYADGLRIARTLRTEVSPGLMVEAGR, encoded by the coding sequence ATGACGTCCTGGTTCACAGATCCCTTCCAGGCGGAGATGGTATTGCGGGCGCTGGTCGCCGGCGTCATCGCCGCGTGGCTGTGTTCGCTGGTCGGATGCTGGGTACTGTTGCGGCGCAGCGTCTTCCTGGGCGAGGCCATGACGCACGGCATGCTGCCGGGGGTGGCCATCGCAGCGCTGCTCGGTGTCAGCCTGTTGGCCGGCGGATTGGTCGCGGCACTTGTCATGGCATTGGGGGTGGCCGCGATCGGCCGATCCGCGAAGTTGTCCTCGGATACCGGCATCGGACTGCTGCTGGTCGGCATGCTCGCACTCGGTGTGATCGTGGTTTCGCGATCACAGAGTTTCGCCGTCGACCTCACCGGTTTCCTGTTCGGTGATGTGTTCGCCGTGCGAACAACGGATCTGCTGATCCTGGGTGCCGCGCTGGTGCTGACGCTCATCGCGGTGGTCATCGGCCACCGCGCCTTCGTGGCGGTCACCTTCGATCCGCGTAAGGCCGCGACGCTGGGACTGCGCCCGAACCTGGCGATTCCGGTGCTGACCGTGCTGATGGCGGTGGCGATGGTGGCCTCCTTCCACGTCGTGGGCACATTGCTGGTACTCGGACTGCTGGTGGCGCCACCGGCCGCCGCCCTGTTGTGGGCGAGCTCGATCCCGCGCGTGATGGCGCTCTCTGCCGTGCTCGGCACGGTCGCGGTCTACCTGGGCCTGCTGATCTCCTGGCACGCAGGTACCGCGGGCGGCGCCACCATCGCCGGGGCCGCGGTCCTGCTATTCTTCGCCTCGGCATTGCTCACCCGGTTGCGCGACCGCTGGGTGACGGCTGCGGCCGTCGCGGCGGTCGGTTGCGTTGTCGCCGGATGTGCCACGGACACAACGACGTCGGAGCCCATCCCGTCGGCGACCACAGCGGATGGAGTCGGCGTCGAGGACGGCGCCAGGGAGGCCGACGGACCGCTCACCAAACTGGTCCTCGTCGATCCGTCGACCGGCGCGGTGTCGGTCTACGATGCCGTCGACGAGGCCGAGACGCGCATCGGCACCTACGGACCCGTCGACATGGTGGTCGGCGACGGCCGCTTCGCCTATCTGCGCACCGGTGAGCGGACCACGGTGATCGATTCCGGTGCATGGACTTTCGACCATGGCGATCACTACCACTACTTCGCAAGTTCGCCGGCCGAGGTGGCGACGCTGGACGTGCCGGTGGCCTCTGTCGCCGCAAGCAACTCGACGGCCGCCGTCCGCTCCGAAAGCGGTGCAACGGAATTGCTGATGCGCGAGCCGCTCGGCCAGAAGTCGGTACACCGATCGCCGTTGGAACTGCCGGCCGGTGTCGCCGCGGCGGCACCGTACGGCGCTCGGGTGGTCACCGTCACCACCGACGGCCGTATCCGGGTCACCGATGCGGCAGGCAGTACCGAGGTCCCCGGCCGATGCCGACAGGCCTCATGGGCCGTGCCCACCCGGCGCGCAGTGCTTTTCGGATGTGACACCGGCGCCGTCCGCGTCACCGGTGGTGAGAAGAACCTGACCGTGACGGCCGCCCCGTATCCCGCCGACGCACCGGCACAGCGACCCACGCGCATGCAGCACCGGGCCCGCGCCGATGTCGTCGCCGGTGTCGCCGATGGGACGGTCTGGATGCTCGACAGCAGGCAGCGTTCGTGGACGGTGCTACGCATTGCCGACGCAGTGGCCGCCAACACCGCCGGTGACGGCACCATCCTGGTGTTGCACCGCGACGGTGCCCTCAGTGCGCATGACGCCCTGACCCGCGCCGAGACTGCTCGGATCACGTTGTTCGCGGCTCCTGTTCCCACCTCGGAGCTCCAGCCCGTGATCGAGATCGATTCCGATCGCGCGTATGTCAACGATGCTGCTGCCCGGGCGGTGTACGAGATCGACTATGCCGACGGGTTGCGGATCGCACGCACCTTGCGGACCGAGGTGAGCCCGGGTCTGATGGTGGAGGCCGGTCGGTGA
- a CDS encoding MFS transporter — MVAIDHTVQTQRWAYPLLLILSGVALGVSGIPAPLYGIYEANWHLSPLATTIVFAVYAVAALGAVLVSGRISDVVGRKPVLIGALIALLVGLAVFLLADNMAMLLLARSIHGAAVGSIVVAGAAALLDLKPDHGVRSGQLSGVAFNIGMTIAILGSALLAQYAPHPLRTPYAVVAVVCLVVGVGVIALREPHTARASGPIRIAKPAVPEQIRSDFWFSALGAMASWSVLGVLLSLYPSLAAQQTHIDNLVFGGAVVGTTAFAAALAQLAATRLPAKYSAIIGDIGMAVSLLLTIPVLLTHRWELVFVAAVLLGATFGLGFGGSLRHLSDVVPADRRGETMSAFYLLAYTAMAVPTLVAGWAATRWNLASVFPWFAGAVAAACLGAAVAGLLSTRHRRAAIA, encoded by the coding sequence ATGGTCGCCATCGATCACACAGTTCAGACGCAGCGCTGGGCGTACCCGTTGTTGCTGATCCTCAGCGGTGTAGCGCTCGGTGTGTCGGGGATTCCGGCCCCGCTGTACGGCATCTACGAGGCGAACTGGCACCTGTCACCGCTGGCCACCACCATCGTCTTCGCGGTGTACGCCGTCGCCGCGCTCGGTGCGGTGCTGGTGTCCGGCCGGATCTCCGATGTCGTCGGGCGCAAACCCGTGCTGATCGGCGCCCTGATCGCGCTGCTGGTCGGTCTCGCCGTGTTCCTCCTGGCCGACAACATGGCCATGCTGCTGTTGGCGCGCAGCATCCACGGAGCTGCGGTCGGCTCGATCGTGGTGGCCGGCGCGGCTGCGCTGCTGGACCTCAAGCCCGATCACGGCGTGCGGTCCGGGCAACTCAGCGGGGTGGCGTTCAACATCGGCATGACGATCGCCATCCTCGGTTCGGCACTGCTGGCGCAGTATGCGCCGCATCCGCTACGCACCCCGTACGCCGTCGTCGCAGTGGTTTGCCTGGTCGTCGGGGTCGGTGTGATCGCGCTGCGCGAGCCGCACACCGCCCGCGCCAGCGGGCCCATCCGGATCGCCAAACCGGCGGTGCCCGAACAGATCCGATCCGACTTCTGGTTCTCCGCGCTGGGCGCCATGGCGTCCTGGTCGGTGCTGGGCGTGCTGCTCTCGCTCTACCCGTCGTTGGCCGCCCAGCAGACCCACATCGACAATCTGGTCTTCGGCGGTGCCGTCGTGGGCACCACCGCCTTCGCCGCCGCGTTGGCCCAGCTGGCCGCCACCCGGTTGCCAGCCAAGTACTCGGCCATCATCGGCGACATCGGCATGGCCGTGTCACTGTTGCTCACCATCCCGGTGCTGCTGACACACCGCTGGGAACTGGTGTTCGTCGCCGCCGTGCTGTTGGGCGCCACCTTCGGACTCGGATTCGGCGGCTCGTTGCGCCACCTGTCCGATGTGGTGCCCGCCGACCGCAGGGGCGAGACCATGTCGGCGTTCTACCTGCTCGCATACACCGCGATGGCGGTCCCGACGCTGGTCGCCGGGTGGGCAGCCACCCGCTGGAACCTGGCTTCGGTATTCCCCTGGTTTGCCGGCGCGGTGGCGGCGGCCTGCCTCGGTGCTGCGGTGGCCGGTCTGCTCTCCACCCGCCACCGCCGGGCCGCCATCGCCTAG
- a CDS encoding permease codes for MPILVVVILGLALVGTTARDAVAGHPAVATAATVFCGIFVQALPFLALGVLVSGVIAATVTPHKLARLLPRRPGVAILTAGVGAAALPGCECGSVPIARRLFGDGTVGAAALTFMLAAPAINPVVLVATAVAFPGEPLLVLARCVASLLTAVVMGLLWIRLGKPGWITRALPASASASEDDSRWTVFTEAARHDFLQAASFLVLGAAAAALLHVVVPAWVYEHLAGQLVLSILVMAILAVVLSLCSEADAFVAASLSMLPLLPRLVFLVVGPAVDIKLFAMQAGMFGRAFAIRFAPLTFVVAVLAGTGVGLLLLGNR; via the coding sequence ATGCCGATCCTGGTGGTGGTCATCCTCGGCCTGGCACTGGTCGGGACGACGGCGCGCGACGCCGTGGCCGGCCATCCCGCGGTCGCGACCGCGGCCACTGTGTTCTGCGGAATCTTCGTGCAGGCCTTGCCGTTTCTGGCATTGGGAGTGTTGGTCAGCGGGGTGATCGCCGCCACGGTGACACCGCACAAGCTGGCGCGCCTGCTGCCCCGCAGACCGGGCGTGGCGATTCTGACCGCTGGTGTGGGTGCCGCGGCGTTGCCCGGCTGTGAATGCGGATCGGTTCCCATCGCCCGTCGCCTGTTCGGCGACGGGACCGTCGGCGCCGCCGCCCTGACGTTCATGCTGGCCGCGCCCGCCATCAACCCGGTGGTCCTGGTGGCCACGGCCGTTGCGTTTCCCGGCGAGCCGCTGCTTGTGCTGGCGCGATGCGTGGCATCGCTGCTCACCGCGGTGGTGATGGGATTGCTGTGGATTCGCTTGGGTAAGCCTGGGTGGATCACCAGGGCGTTGCCCGCCTCCGCATCCGCGTCCGAAGACGATTCCCGCTGGACGGTGTTCACCGAGGCCGCCCGGCACGACTTCCTGCAGGCGGCATCGTTTCTGGTGCTCGGCGCCGCCGCGGCGGCGTTGTTGCACGTGGTGGTGCCGGCGTGGGTCTACGAACACCTGGCCGGACAGCTCGTACTGAGCATCCTGGTGATGGCCATCTTGGCCGTGGTGTTGTCCCTGTGTTCGGAGGCCGATGCGTTCGTGGCCGCCAGTCTGTCGATGCTCCCGCTGCTGCCGCGGCTGGTCTTTCTCGTGGTGGGGCCGGCCGTCGACATCAAGCTGTTCGCCATGCAGGCCGGAATGTTCGGGCGGGCGTTCGCCATTCGCTTCGCGCCGCTCACCTTCGTGGTGGCCGTGCTAGCCGGCACGGGCGTCGGCCTACTGCTGCTGGGTAACCGATGA
- a CDS encoding cation-translocating P-type ATPase has protein sequence MAALTVVSDAAGRIRLRADWFRGDTRRAVAIEDAVEQVPGVRAVHAYPRTASIVVWYSPKRCDKASVFAAIDAASAAATDLLPARLPRSADVTNADVLRMTVGGVALVLLGVRRYVFARPPLLGPTSRLAATGVTIFTGYPFLRGALRTLRGGRTAGTDVLVSAATLASLVLRENVVALTVLWLLNIGEYLQDLTLRRTRRAIANLLQGNQDTAWVRLDDGTEVEIATAELRIGDEVVIHDQVALPIDGVVVDGEAIIDQSAITGENLPVAVTAPARVFAGSVVVRGRLVVRAEAVGNETTIGRIIARVEEAHQHRAPIQTVGESFSRRFVPASFLLSALTLVVTRDVRRAMTMLLVACPCAVGLSTPTAISAAIGNGARRGILIKGGSHLEEAGRVDAVVFDKTGTLTVGRPVVTNLVAFHQDWQPEQVLAYAASSEIHSRHPLAEAVIRSTQERHIEIPPHEECEVLVGLGMRTIADGRTLLLGSPSLLRREQVEVSAKAAEWVDTLRKQSETPLLLAVDGQLVGLISLRDEIRPESAAVLQQLRANGVSRIVMLTGDHPDTAAVVAAELGIDEWQAEVLPEDKLAVVRRLRDEGYTVAMVGDGVNDAPALAEADIGIAMGLGGTDVAVETADVALASDDLNRLLDVRSLGGRAVDVIRQNYAMSIAVNAIGLLIGAGGALSPVLAAVLHNASSVAVVANSSRLIRYELERESAS, from the coding sequence ATGGCGGCTTTGACCGTCGTCTCCGATGCCGCCGGACGAATCCGGTTGCGCGCAGACTGGTTTCGCGGTGACACCCGACGTGCGGTGGCCATCGAGGACGCGGTGGAGCAGGTGCCCGGTGTCCGGGCCGTGCATGCCTACCCGCGGACGGCGTCGATCGTCGTCTGGTACTCCCCGAAGCGGTGTGACAAGGCGTCCGTATTCGCCGCCATCGACGCCGCCAGCGCGGCCGCAACGGATCTGCTACCCGCCCGGTTGCCTCGCTCGGCCGATGTCACCAATGCCGATGTGCTGCGCATGACGGTCGGCGGTGTCGCGCTCGTGCTGCTCGGGGTACGGCGCTACGTTTTCGCCCGCCCGCCGCTGCTCGGCCCGACAAGCAGGCTGGCGGCCACCGGTGTCACCATCTTCACCGGCTACCCGTTCCTGCGCGGTGCGCTGCGGACGCTGCGCGGTGGACGCACCGCGGGCACCGACGTATTGGTCAGTGCGGCAACGTTGGCAAGTCTGGTGCTGCGGGAGAACGTCGTCGCCCTCACCGTGCTGTGGCTGTTGAACATCGGTGAGTACCTGCAGGACCTGACCCTGCGCCGAACCCGGCGCGCGATCGCCAACCTGCTGCAGGGCAACCAGGACACCGCATGGGTGCGCTTGGACGACGGTACCGAGGTCGAGATCGCCACCGCCGAGCTGCGGATCGGCGACGAGGTCGTGATCCACGACCAGGTGGCGCTGCCGATCGACGGAGTGGTGGTCGACGGGGAGGCCATCATCGACCAGTCGGCGATCACGGGGGAGAACCTTCCGGTGGCGGTCACCGCCCCGGCGCGTGTCTTCGCCGGATCGGTGGTGGTCCGCGGACGGCTGGTGGTCCGCGCCGAGGCGGTGGGCAACGAGACCACCATCGGGCGCATCATCGCCAGGGTCGAGGAGGCCCACCAGCACCGCGCCCCGATCCAGACCGTCGGGGAGAGCTTCTCGCGCCGTTTCGTGCCGGCATCCTTCCTGTTGTCCGCGCTCACCCTGGTGGTGACCAGAGATGTGCGTCGGGCCATGACGATGCTGCTGGTGGCCTGTCCGTGTGCGGTGGGATTGTCGACCCCGACGGCGATCAGCGCGGCCATCGGCAACGGCGCACGGCGCGGGATCCTGATCAAGGGCGGTTCGCACCTGGAGGAGGCCGGCCGGGTCGACGCGGTGGTGTTCGACAAGACCGGGACGTTGACGGTTGGCCGTCCGGTGGTCACCAACCTCGTTGCCTTCCATCAGGATTGGCAGCCCGAACAGGTGCTGGCCTACGCGGCGAGCTCCGAGATCCACTCCAGGCATCCGCTGGCCGAGGCGGTCATCCGGTCCACCCAGGAGCGGCATATCGAGATCCCTCCGCACGAAGAGTGTGAGGTGCTCGTCGGGCTGGGCATGCGGACCATCGCCGACGGTCGCACACTGCTGCTCGGCAGCCCGTCGCTGTTGCGCCGCGAACAGGTCGAGGTGAGCGCCAAGGCCGCCGAGTGGGTGGACACCTTGCGTAAGCAGTCCGAGACACCGCTGCTGCTGGCCGTCGACGGGCAGTTGGTCGGTTTGATCAGTCTGCGCGACGAGATCCGCCCGGAGTCGGCCGCGGTGCTGCAGCAGTTGCGCGCCAACGGTGTCAGCCGCATCGTCATGTTGACCGGTGACCATCCCGACACCGCCGCCGTGGTGGCCGCGGAGCTGGGCATCGACGAGTGGCAGGCCGAGGTGCTGCCCGAGGACAAGCTCGCCGTCGTGCGCCGGTTGCGCGACGAGGGTTACACGGTGGCCATGGTCGGCGACGGCGTCAACGACGCTCCGGCGTTGGCCGAGGCCGATATCGGCATCGCGATGGGTCTCGGCGGCACCGATGTGGCGGTCGAGACCGCCGACGTGGCGCTGGCCAGCGACGATCTGAACCGGCTGCTCGACGTGCGCAGCCTCGGGGGCCGCGCCGTGGACGTCATCCGGCAGAACTACGCGATGTCGATTGCGGTCAACGCCATCGGTCTGCTGATCGGCGCCGGTGGCGCGCTGTCGCCGGTGCTGGCCGCTGTTCTGCACAATGCCTCGTCGGTTGCTGTGGTGGCCAACAGCTCTCGGCTGATTCGTTACGAGTTGGAACGCGAGTCGGCTAGCTGA
- the rpsR gene encoding 30S ribosomal protein S18 yields the protein MAGSPAKKRRPAPVEIKRPRVNKFKALGITDVDYKDVAVLRTFISDRGKIRSRRVTGLTPQQQRRVATAIKNAREMALLPYGP from the coding sequence ATGGCGGGAAGTCCGGCCAAGAAGCGGCGACCGGCGCCGGTCGAGATCAAGCGGCCTCGGGTGAACAAGTTCAAGGCCCTCGGGATCACCGATGTCGACTACAAGGATGTCGCGGTCTTGCGCACGTTCATCTCCGACCGCGGCAAGATCCGGTCCCGCCGGGTCACCGGCCTGACCCCACAGCAGCAACGCCGCGTTGCCACCGCGATCAAGAACGCACGCGAGATGGCGCTGTTGCCCTACGGGCCCTAG
- the aztA gene encoding zinc ABC transporter ATP-binding protein AztA, which translates to MGFSYSGTTVFRDLTLSIPPAKVTVIVGSNGSGKSTLLALLAGIHAPDSGTVDVTAADIAFAVQRSAVTDSFPLTAAEAVMMGRWRRLGLLRRPRPPDRAIVEHCLTELGLADLRNRTLGELSGGQRQRVLLAQAFAQQAPLVLLDEPTTGLDADSATAVVGHLTELAAAGSTIIAASHDPVVIAAAHHRIDLDEHRRTLG; encoded by the coding sequence ATGGGTTTCAGTTACTCGGGCACAACGGTTTTCCGCGATCTCACGTTGTCCATCCCGCCGGCAAAGGTCACCGTGATCGTCGGTTCCAACGGGTCCGGGAAATCGACGCTGCTCGCGTTGCTCGCCGGTATACACGCCCCGGACAGCGGCACGGTGGACGTCACTGCGGCCGATATCGCGTTCGCGGTCCAACGCAGCGCGGTCACCGATTCGTTCCCCCTCACGGCGGCCGAAGCCGTGATGATGGGCCGCTGGCGCCGACTCGGGCTGCTGCGCCGTCCTCGCCCCCCCGACCGGGCGATCGTCGAGCATTGCCTGACCGAGCTCGGCCTCGCCGACCTGCGCAACCGCACGCTGGGCGAGTTGTCCGGCGGCCAGCGCCAGCGCGTCCTGCTCGCCCAGGCCTTCGCACAGCAGGCTCCCCTGGTGTTGCTCGACGAACCGACCACCGGGCTCGACGCGGACTCGGCCACCGCGGTGGTCGGGCACCTCACCGAGCTGGCCGCGGCGGGCTCGACGATCATCGCGGCATCCCACGACCCGGTGGTGATCGCGGCGGCGCATCATCGCATCGATCTCGACGAGCATCGGCGCACATTAGGCTGA
- the bluB gene encoding 5,6-dimethylbenzimidazole synthase — translation MTEHAFSTQERQAVYRAIAERRDMRRFVAGATIEPEVLARLLQAAHAAPSVGLMQPWRFIRITDVALREAMHALVDQERLRTADALGARGDEFLALKVEGIRDCAELLVVALGEGRRRHIFGRRTMPQMDLASVSCAIQNLWLAARAEGLGMGWVSIFEPATLATLLGMPDEAEPVAILCLGPVPEFPDRPALEIDQWTYGRPLSDFVSENGWDTNASARP, via the coding sequence GTGACCGAGCACGCGTTCAGCACGCAGGAACGCCAGGCCGTCTACCGCGCCATCGCCGAGCGTCGAGATATGCGCCGCTTCGTCGCAGGCGCCACCATCGAGCCCGAGGTGCTGGCCCGACTGCTGCAAGCAGCGCACGCCGCCCCGAGCGTCGGTTTGATGCAACCATGGCGGTTCATCCGGATCACCGATGTCGCACTGCGCGAGGCGATGCACGCACTGGTCGACCAGGAGCGGCTGCGCACCGCCGATGCCCTCGGCGCGCGTGGTGACGAGTTCCTGGCCCTCAAGGTCGAGGGCATCCGGGACTGCGCCGAACTGCTCGTCGTCGCCCTCGGCGAGGGACGGCGCCGGCACATCTTCGGTCGTCGCACCATGCCGCAGATGGACCTGGCTTCGGTGTCGTGTGCCATCCAGAACCTGTGGCTGGCCGCCCGGGCCGAGGGGCTCGGCATGGGCTGGGTGTCGATATTCGAACCCGCCACACTGGCCACCCTGCTCGGTATGCCCGACGAGGCCGAGCCGGTGGCCATCCTGTGCCTGGGGCCGGTGCCCGAGTTCCCGGATCGGCCGGCGCTGGAGATCGACCAGTGGACCTACGGTCGGCCGCTGTCGGATTTCGTTTCCGAGAACGGCTGGGACACTAACGCTTCGGCGCGACCCTAG
- a CDS encoding helix-turn-helix transcriptional regulator, whose product MPERTAEVPRVGTVQQVLGAIHDPVRLEVVRRLYNAGAPIQCGALYEGINKSTATHHFKILREAGVTERLVIDGLTYQRLRLSDVDAALPGLLGSVVNGANRDALEHQNA is encoded by the coding sequence ATGCCCGAGCGAACCGCGGAAGTACCCCGGGTGGGGACCGTGCAGCAGGTACTTGGCGCCATCCACGATCCGGTACGCCTGGAAGTGGTCCGACGTTTGTACAACGCGGGCGCCCCGATCCAGTGCGGTGCGCTCTACGAAGGCATCAACAAGTCGACGGCCACCCACCACTTCAAGATTCTGCGTGAGGCCGGTGTCACCGAGCGGCTGGTGATCGACGGCCTCACCTATCAACGCCTGCGCCTCTCCGATGTGGACGCCGCACTGCCCGGCCTACTGGGCAGCGTCGTCAACGGCGCCAACCGCGACGCGTTGGAACACCAGAACGCGTAG
- the rpsN gene encoding 30S ribosomal protein S14, whose translation MAKASKIVANERRKQTVARYAERRAELKEIIRRPASTAEQRAAAQAALQRLPRDSSPVRLRNRDSVDGRPRGHLRKFGLSRVKVRELAHRGELPGVRKASW comes from the coding sequence ATGGCCAAGGCATCCAAGATCGTCGCCAACGAACGGCGCAAGCAGACCGTCGCACGGTATGCCGAGCGCCGTGCCGAACTCAAGGAGATCATCCGCAGGCCCGCCAGCACGGCCGAGCAGCGTGCCGCGGCGCAGGCCGCGCTGCAGCGGCTTCCGCGGGATTCCAGTCCGGTGCGGTTGCGTAATCGGGATTCCGTGGACGGCAGGCCCCGCGGACATCTGCGAAAGTTCGGCCTGTCCCGGGTGAAGGTTCGAGAGTTGGCACACCGTGGTGAACTGCCCGGGGTGCGGAAGGCGAGTTGGTGA
- a CDS encoding 5-oxoprolinase subunit PxpA gives MAHVDLNADLGEGFGVWTLGDDDAMLDIVTSANVACGFHAGDPAGLLKVCRAAADRGVRIGAQVGYRDLAGFGRRFIDVDPGELTAEIIYQIGALSALAAAAGSSVSYVKPHGALYNSIVHHEAQADAVAQAVHAVNPELPVLGLAGSVFFDAAGQLGLRTVAEAFADRAYQPDGRLLSRREPGAVLHDAAAIAERVHTMVVAGTVTAVDGTDIAVTAESVCVHGDSPGAVYIATAVRDRLVDAGVRPAPFS, from the coding sequence GTGGCACATGTCGATCTCAACGCCGACCTCGGTGAGGGATTCGGGGTATGGACGCTCGGCGATGACGACGCCATGCTCGACATCGTCACCTCGGCCAATGTGGCGTGCGGCTTCCACGCCGGCGACCCGGCCGGCCTGCTGAAGGTCTGCCGGGCCGCCGCCGATCGCGGAGTCCGTATCGGCGCCCAGGTCGGTTACCGAGACCTGGCCGGGTTCGGGCGCCGGTTCATCGATGTCGATCCGGGCGAGCTGACGGCCGAGATCATCTATCAGATCGGTGCGTTGTCCGCACTGGCTGCCGCAGCGGGGAGTTCGGTGTCCTATGTCAAACCCCATGGGGCGTTGTACAACTCGATCGTCCACCACGAAGCGCAGGCAGATGCGGTCGCACAGGCCGTCCATGCGGTGAACCCTGAGCTGCCGGTGCTCGGACTGGCGGGCTCGGTGTTCTTCGACGCCGCCGGGCAGCTGGGTCTGCGCACCGTGGCCGAGGCCTTCGCCGACCGTGCCTATCAGCCCGACGGCCGGTTGCTATCCCGGCGGGAACCGGGTGCCGTGCTACACGATGCCGCCGCGATCGCCGAGCGGGTGCACACCATGGTCGTTGCGGGGACGGTGACCGCGGTCGACGGTACCGATATCGCTGTCACCGCGGAATCGGTATGTGTACACGGTGATTCACCCGGCGCGGTGTACATCGCCACCGCGGTACGGGACCGCCTTGTCGACGCCGGCGTCCGGCCGGCACCGTTCAGCTAG
- a CDS encoding TIGR03943 family putative permease subunit, with product MSRETENTLLLLVGLSTAIIAATGSYMRYVKPTLLPWLWITAVVLIALALAAIVGDIRRGPRRHADHAHRSGIGWLLIIPIALLAFVVPPALSPQSARPAVSDTSQTTPRRPFPPLPAGDAPELSLPALLIRIAQDSTETLRDREITVTGFTMRDGERTYLGRIVILCCAADAQLARAALTGPAARAAADLPDGSWVRVRGEVKDLFQHVAVPEFSVDEVEAIAQPANTYAF from the coding sequence ATGAGCCGCGAGACCGAGAACACGCTGCTGCTGCTCGTCGGCCTGAGTACCGCGATCATCGCGGCCACCGGCTCCTACATGCGGTACGTGAAACCCACGCTGCTGCCGTGGTTGTGGATCACCGCCGTGGTGCTGATCGCTTTGGCGCTGGCAGCCATCGTCGGTGATATTCGCCGCGGCCCCCGCCGGCACGCCGATCACGCGCACCGCTCCGGTATCGGATGGCTGCTGATCATCCCGATTGCACTGCTGGCCTTCGTGGTTCCCCCGGCACTGAGCCCTCAGTCGGCTCGCCCAGCGGTATCCGATACCTCTCAGACGACCCCGCGACGGCCATTCCCGCCGCTCCCGGCAGGCGACGCGCCCGAGCTGTCCCTGCCCGCCCTGTTGATCCGAATCGCCCAGGACTCCACGGAGACCCTGCGTGATCGCGAGATCACCGTCACCGGTTTCACCATGCGTGACGGCGAGCGAACCTATCTGGGTCGCATCGTGATCCTGTGTTGTGCCGCCGATGCGCAGTTGGCGCGCGCCGCGCTGACCGGCCCCGCGGCGCGTGCCGCGGCTGATCTGCCGGATGGCTCCTGGGTTCGGGTCCGCGGCGAGGTGAAGGATCTGTTCCAGCATGTCGCGGTGCCCGAGTTCAGCGTCGACGAGGTGGAGGCGATCGCGCAGCCGGCGAACACCTACGCTTTTTGA